The Chlorogloeopsis sp. ULAP01 genome window below encodes:
- the malQ gene encoding 4-alpha-glucanotransferase translates to MHPLRASGILLHPTCFPSHYGIGDLGTGAYRFIDFLQESNQQYWQVLPLGPTGYGNSPYMSYSAMAGNPLLISPEKLRDEGLLEEEDFANLPAFPTGKVDYQLAVAAKIPLIKKACANFKSHATPEQQHAFANFCQTKAYWLDDYALFMALKDAQASPSWHTWEPEIAKRHDKAMEAARLLLAGAIFYHKFTQYEFFRQWSELKQYANERGIYIIGDIPIYVAHDSADVWAHPDIFCLDQQTGEVDLMAGVPPDYFSATGQLWGNPVYNWETLQKQDFSWWIQRFEAMLDYVDIIRIDHFRGFESYWAVPKGEETAINGEWVKAPGERLFETIKQKLGKLPVLAEDLGTITPEVEALRDKFEFPGMKILQFAFGSDSANPYLPFNYQRNAVVYTGTHDNDTTVGWFNQASDWEKQNLSLYLGCFSPDGIHWDLIRLALSAIANLAILPLQDILGLGTEARMNFPSKAEGNWEWRYEAQALTQESAWKLKTLTTLYGRTPQPKS, encoded by the coding sequence ATGCATCCTTTGAGAGCTAGTGGTATTTTGCTGCATCCCACTTGTTTTCCCAGTCACTATGGAATCGGAGATTTGGGAACGGGGGCTTATCGGTTTATTGATTTTCTCCAAGAAAGCAACCAACAATATTGGCAAGTATTACCTTTAGGGCCGACTGGTTACGGCAATTCTCCTTATATGTCATACTCGGCTATGGCAGGAAACCCTTTGTTAATTAGCCCAGAAAAGCTGCGCGATGAAGGGTTGCTGGAGGAAGAGGATTTTGCAAATTTACCAGCATTTCCTACAGGAAAGGTAGATTACCAGCTAGCTGTAGCAGCTAAAATTCCTCTGATCAAAAAAGCCTGCGCTAACTTTAAAAGCCATGCTACACCCGAACAGCAACACGCATTCGCCAATTTTTGCCAAACGAAAGCTTATTGGTTAGACGATTATGCTTTGTTTATGGCACTTAAGGATGCGCAAGCTAGCCCTAGTTGGCACACATGGGAGCCAGAAATTGCCAAGCGCCACGATAAAGCAATGGAAGCAGCGCGCCTATTACTTGCTGGAGCAATTTTTTACCATAAATTTACTCAATACGAGTTTTTCCGCCAATGGTCGGAACTAAAGCAATATGCCAATGAGCGGGGCATCTATATAATTGGTGATATTCCTATTTATGTAGCTCATGACAGTGCAGATGTTTGGGCGCATCCTGATATCTTTTGCCTAGATCAACAGACAGGTGAAGTGGATTTGATGGCGGGAGTTCCACCAGATTACTTTAGCGCTACCGGTCAGTTATGGGGCAACCCGGTTTACAATTGGGAAACTTTACAAAAGCAAGATTTTAGCTGGTGGATTCAGCGTTTTGAAGCGATGCTGGATTATGTCGATATTATTCGCATCGATCATTTCCGGGGATTTGAATCTTATTGGGCTGTACCAAAAGGCGAAGAAACAGCTATCAATGGAGAGTGGGTAAAAGCACCTGGAGAACGGTTATTTGAGACAATTAAACAAAAGCTGGGTAAGCTGCCTGTCTTGGCTGAGGATTTAGGTACGATTACCCCAGAGGTAGAAGCGCTGCGAGACAAGTTTGAATTTCCAGGAATGAAAATTTTGCAGTTTGCTTTTGGTTCTGATTCTGCCAACCCCTACTTACCCTTTAACTACCAACGTAATGCAGTGGTTTACACCGGCACTCACGATAATGACACGACTGTAGGTTGGTTCAATCAAGCCTCAGATTGGGAAAAGCAAAATTTATCACTTTATTTAGGTTGCTTCAGCCCGGATGGCATCCACTGGGATTTAATTCGTCTGGCTTTGAGTGCGATCGCTAATCTAGCGATTCTTCCTTTGCAAGATATTCTTGGTTTGGGAACTGAGGCGCGGATGAATTTTCCTAGCAAGGCGGAGGGCAATTGGGAATGGCGTTATGAAGCACAGGCTTTGACTCAAGAGTCTGCCTGGAAACTGAAAACATTAACCACGTTATACGGGCGTACTCCGCAACCGAAGTCATAA
- a CDS encoding NUDIX hydrolase — MNHQNPVPTVDIIIELVDRPHRPIVLIQRHNPPLGWAIPGGFVDYGETVEAAAQREATEETGLQVELIEQLHVYSDPNRDRRKHTISIVFLAAAKGEAKAGDDAKDIGIFEPWCIPTNLCFDHDRILQDYWRYRHYGIRPR; from the coding sequence ATGAATCATCAAAATCCTGTTCCGACTGTTGATATCATCATCGAATTGGTTGACCGTCCTCATCGACCAATAGTGTTAATTCAGAGACATAATCCGCCTTTGGGTTGGGCAATTCCCGGTGGTTTTGTAGATTATGGGGAAACTGTGGAAGCCGCAGCCCAGCGCGAAGCCACGGAAGAAACAGGTTTGCAGGTGGAGTTGATAGAACAATTACACGTGTATTCCGATCCGAATCGCGATCGCCGCAAGCACACGATCAGTATTGTTTTTTTAGCCGCAGCCAAAGGAGAAGCAAAAGCGGGAGATGATGCCAAGGATATTGGAATTTTTGAGCCTTGGTGCATACCTACTAATTTATGTTTTGACCACGATCGCATTCTCCAAGATTATTGGCGATATCGACATTATGGGATACGTCCGAGGTAG